The Streptomyces achromogenes DNA segment TGCCCGCCGACGACTGCTGCGATCTCGGCGAGGGAGAGGGCGATCACAAGTTCATCCCTGGGTCTGCTGGATAGCTTCGCGAAGCACCTGGCGGTCGTCGAACGGACGGACCACCCCGGCGATGTCCTGGCCCTGCTCGTGGCCCTTGCCCGCGACCAGCACGGTGTCCCCGGCGTGCGCGCGGGCCACGACCGCGGCGATCGCGGCGGCCCGGTCCTCGAACAGCTGCACGTCGCCGCGCTCATGGGCCGGCACCGACGCCGCGCCCTGGAGCATCGTCGCGAGGATCGCGAGCGGGTCTTCGGAGCGCGGGTTGTCGGAGGTCAGTACGGCGGTGTCGGCAAGCCGGGCGACGGCTGCGCCCATCGGGGCGCGCTTGGTGCGGTCCCGGTCGCCGCCGCAGCCGAGAACCACGTGCAGCCGGCCCTTGGTGACCTTGCGCAGCGCCCTGAGCACCGACTCGACGGCGTCGGTCTTGTGGGCGTAGTCGACGACCGCGAGGTAGGGCTGCCCGGCGTCCACCCGCTCGAGGCGGCCCGGCACGCCCGGCACGGCCGCGACGCCGTCGGCGGCGGTCCGCGGGTCGATGCCGGCGACGGAGAGGGAGACGATCGCGGCGAGGGTGTTCGCCACGTTGAAGCTGCCCGGCAGCGGCGACCTGGCGGCGACCCGCACCCCGTCCGGCCCCAGGACGGTGAACGTCGAGTCCATCGGGCCGGTCTCGACGTCCACCGCGCGCCAGTCGGCGTCCGGGTCGCCCTCGGCGGAGAAGGTGACGACCGGCACCTCCGCCTCCTGGACCAGCCGGCGGCCGTACTCGTCGTCGAGGTTGACCACGCCGAGTTTGCTGCGTTTCCGTGTGAACAGCTGCGCCTTGGCGCGGAAGTAGTCCTCCATGCCCGAGTGGAACTCCATGTGCTCCGGGCTGAGGTTGTTGAAGACGGCGATGTCGAAGACGCAGCCGTCGACCCGGCCGAGGACCAGGGCGTGGCTGGAGACCTCCATCGCGACCGCCTCGACGCCGCGCTCGCGCATGACGGCGAACAGGGCCTGGAGGTCGGTGGCTTCCGGGGTGGTGCGCTCGGACTTGATGCGCTCGTCGCCGATGCGCATCTCGACGGTGCCGATCAGGCCGGTGGACCTGACCGGCTTCAGGCCGCCCTCGACGAGGTACGCGGTGGTGGTCTTGCCGGAGGTGCCGGTGATGCCGATCTGGAGCAGGCCGCGGCCGGGGCGGCCGTAGATGGTGGCCGCCAGTTCGCCCATGGCCCCGCGCGGGTCGTCGACCACCAGGACCGGCAGACCGGTCACGGCGGCGCGGTCGGCGCCGGCGGGGTCGGTCAGGACGGCGACCGCGCCCAGGCCCGCGGCCTGGGTGACGAAGTCGGCGCCGTGCAGGCGGGCGCCGGGCAGCGCGGCGTACAGGTCGCCGGGGCGGACCGCGCGCGAGTCATGGGTGATGCCCGTGACCTCGGTGGCGGTGCCGCCCGGCTGTGCGGCGCCCAGCTGATCGGCGAGTTCCGCGAGGGGTGTGGCGGAGACCTGCGCCGGTCGCGGCGGTCCCGGATATGTCACGGAAGCGCCCTTCTGGGTGGTTTGGGACTGATCAGCGTGTGGCACGGCGGTGAGCGTACCGGGCGTACCCGCCTGCGGGCGAAGCGAGGGCGCTGCCGTCGGCGGACTCGCGGGCGGCCCGGCGGGGGCTGCCGTGGGCGGTGCGGGAGTCCCGGGGTCGGGAGTGATCATGGTCACGGGCTGGTTCCTGGCTTGCTCGGCGCTGAACAGTGGCGTTCGGGGTCGGGGACGGAAGGGGGCGGGGGCGCCGCTCGGGCCGGGGCCCGGCGGTCAGGGCGTGAAGGAGACCGGGAGGTTCGCGGCCTTCGCCCCGGTCGGTGGGACCTGCAGGGTCTTCAGGGCGAACTCCATGACCTGTTTGAAGACGGGGCCGCAGATCTGGCCGCCGAAGTAGCTGCCCTCGGTGGCGTTCTGGATGGCGCAGTAGACGGTGATGCGGGGGCTGTCGGCGGGCGCGAAGCCGGCGAACGACGAGGTGTAGCCCTTGTAGGTGCCGGTGGCCGGATCCACGCGGTTGGCGGTGCCCGTCTTGCCCGCGACGCGGTAGCCGGGGATGCGCGCCTTGGCGCCCGTGCCCTCCCGGTCGTCCACGACCGACTCCAGCATGTGGGCGAGGGTCTTCGCCGTCTTCTGGCTGACGACCCGGCTCTTCGCGGGCGACGCGGCGGGCGTGAAGCGGCCGTCCGGCCCCTTGGTGCCGCGCACCAGGGTGGGCTCGACGCGCACGCCGCCGTTGGCGATCGTCGAGTACACCGAGGCCGCCTGGACCGCGTTCAGGGACATGCCCTGGCCGAAGGGGATCGTGTACTGCTGCGAGGTCGACCACTTGTCGGGCGGGGCGAGGATGCCCTTCGTCTCGCCCGGGAAGCCGAGCCCGGTGTGGCTGCCGAGGCCGAACTTGCGCAGGTAGGAGTACAGGACCCGGTTGGCCTCTGCCTGGGTCTTGCCGAGCTGTCCGGTGGCCAGGATGGTGCCGATGTTGCTGGACTTGGCGAGCACCCCGTTGAGCGTGAGGTACCAGGTCGGGTGGTCGATGTCGTCCTGGAAGAGCCGGTCGCCGCGGTGCAGCCGGTTGGGCACGGTGACGTGCGTCAGCGGGGTGGCGGCGTTCTCCTCCAGCACGGCGGCCATGGACATGATCTTCGCGGTGGAGCCGGGCTCGTAGGCGTCCTGGACGGCCGCGTTGCCCAGGGCGCCGGGGTCGGCCTTCGACAGGTCGTTGGGGTCGAAGCCGGGCGAGTTGGCCAGGGCGAGGATCTCGCCGGTGCGGGTGTCCTGCACGATGACGTAGCCGCGGTCCGCCGCGGACTTGCGCACCTGCTCGGTGATGGCGTTCTGCGCCGCCCACTGGATGTCGCGGTCGATCGTCAGCTCCACGGCGGAGCCGGGCACCGCGGGCGTCTCGGTGGAGCCCACGGTGGGCACCTGACGGCCGCCGGACTGGGCGTAGCGGATCTTGCCGTCCTTGCCCGCCAGGGTGGCGTTCAGCTGCTGCTCGACACCGCCGCCGCCCTGACCGTCGGCGTTGACCCAGCCCAGTATCCCGGCGGCGAGATCCTTGTTGGGGTACACGCGCTTGCTGCTGGGCACGGAGAACAGCCCGGCGAGGACGTTGACCGTGGAGCGGTCCGTCTCCGCCTTGGCGGAGAGCGCGGATCTCAAGTCGCGGATCTGCTTCCACACCTGCGGGGTCTGCCGCCCGGCGAGCTTCACGTAGCGCAGGTTCTTGTCCTTCGGCCGCAGCGTCTTGACCAGGACGGACTGCTGCCGGCCGAGGATCGGCGCGAGAAGGGCGGCCGCCCGCTCGGGACCGTCGTCGATCTTCAGCTGGGCGCGGGCGAACATGGTGGGATCGGCCGTGATGTCGTAGGCGTCCTCGCTGGTCGCGAAGGCCACACCGGTGCGGTCGGTGATCTCGCCGCGCTCGGCGGGCAGCACCTGGCCGACGTACCGGTTCTGCTCGGCCTTGGCGGTGTAGGCACTCGCGTCGACGGCCTGCACCTGCAGGAGGCGGACGACGAAGGCGATGAGCACCAGGGCCAGCGCGAGGCCCACCATGCGCAGCCGGGGGCGGGGGCTGCCGAGCCGGATGACACGCGGGGCGGCGCCGCGGGGCGGCGGCCCGGTCGGGCGGCGGGCCGGGCGGGCGCCGGGTCCCGGGCGCCGCTGGGCGGACGCGGGACGGGAGGGCCGGGCGGGGCCGGGCACACGCCGGCGCGGCGGTTCCCTGTCGGACACTTCCGTCACCTGCCGGGGGTCTCGGGGGTGGCTGCGGTCGGGCGCTCCGCGCTCCGCGCGGGGGCGGCGGAGCCGGCCGGTCCGGGCGCCTGCGGGAGCGTGACGGTCTCCGGCGGCCGTACGACGGGGTCCACGGACTGCCGGGCGGCCGCGGACGGGACGCCCTTCACGGTGCCGTCGGGGTTCAGGAAGGCCGGGTCCCCGCCCGGGACCATGCCCAGTTCGCGCGCGCGGCGCTGGAGGGCGTCCGGGGCGGAGTAGGAGTCGATGTCCCGCTGGAGCGCCTGCTCCTCGTCGGTGAGGCCCTTGGTGTCCTTCCGCAGGTCGTCCATCTTGAACGAGCCCTCGCTGAGGGCGGAGTTCAGCACGAGCAGTCCGATCAGGCCGCCGCCGAGGAGCAGGACGACGAGGAGGACGAACGGCGTGCGGGCGGCCTGCCGCGGGCCGGCCGGGAAGAGCCGCGCGAGGCGGGCGGCCCTCCCCTTCAGCGCGGGTTTACTGCTCACTCGCCCTCCCCCGGAACCGGTGTGCGGACCCTCGGCTCACGCCCGTCATTCGATGGACTCCCTGATTCGCTCGGCCCCGCGCAGCCGCGCCGGGGCGGCGCGCCGGTTCTCGGCGATCTCTTCCTCGGTGGGAAGTTCGGCACCGCGGGTGAGCAGCTTGAGTCTCGGCTGGTAGCGCTCGGGGACGACCGGCAGCCCGGGCGGCGCGGTGTTGGCGGCGCCGGCCGCGAACACCTGCTTGACGAGCCGGTCTTCGAGCGAGTGGTACGACAGGACGGCGATCCGCCCGCCCACGTCGATCGCCCGCACCGCGGCCGGGATCGCCCGTTCCAGGACGGAGAGTTCGCCGTTCACCTCGATGCGCAGAGCCTGGAAGGTGCGCTTGGCGGGATTGCCGCCGGTGCGCTTGGCGGCCTGCGGAAGGGCGCCCCGGATCAGTTCGACGAGCCGCGCGCTGTTGGTGAACGGCTCGTTGTCGCGCTCGCGCACCACCGCGGAGACGATCCGCTTGGCCTGCTTCTCCTCGCCGTACGCCCGCAGGATCCGCACGAGTTCGCCGGGCGGGTAGGTGTTGAGGACCTCGGCGGCGCTGACGCCGGTCGTCTGGTCCATGCGCATGTCGAGGGGGGCGTCCTGGGCGTAGGCGAAGCCGCGGTCGGCCTCGTCGAGCTGCATGGAGGAGACTCCGAGGTCGAACAGGACGCCCTGCACGCGCGCGACGCCGAGCCGGTCCAGTACGTCGGGGAGCTCGTCGTAGACCGCGTGCACGAGGGTGGCGCGCTCACCGAAGGGGGCGAGGCGCTCGCCGGACAGGCGCAGGGCCTCCTTGTCGCGGTCCAGGGCGATCAGCCGGGCCTCGGGAAACCGCGTCAGCAGGGCCTCGCTGTGCCCGCCGAGGCCGAGCGTGCAGTCGACGACGACCGCTCCCGGCTCCTGGAGGGCGGGGGCCAACAGGTCCAGGCACCGCTGGAGCATCACCGGGACGTGTCGACTGTGACTCAAGGGGGCCTCTCAGATCCGGCGGGTGATGACGCACCGCCGGGTCCCCGCCCCTCGTGAAGGGAAGGCCTGCCGGCGCCGCGGGGAGATCTCGGCGGCCGGGCCGGGGTCTCACGGGTTCAGTCCAGCAGGGAGATCGTCGCCTCCCGCTTCGCGTCACTTTAGTCCACGGGGTCTCGCGGTCAATCAACCGGCCTGTGCGGCGCGGCCCGGGGCGTTCCGGCCACCCGCATGCTTGTGGCTTACCTCACAAAGTGGGCGTGATGACGCTCTTTTTCCCCTCTCACAGCAGGACCGCGACGCGTGTGACCAGTACCGTCATGGATATGACGACTTCCGCATCCGTACCCAGTGAGACCGCGGGCGCCATACGCGGCGGGACCGTGACCGACCGCCTCGTGGAGGCCAACGAGCGGTACGCCGACGCCTTCACCGACCCCGGCATGGACGCCCGCCCCGTACTGCACGTCGCGGTCGTGGCCTGCATGGACGCCCGTATCGACCTGCACGCCGCGCTCGGCCTCGAGCTCGGCGACTGCCACACGATCCGCAACGCGGGCGGCGTGGTCACCGACGACGTCATCCGCTCGCTCACCATCAGCCAGCGCAAACTGGGTACCCGCAGCATCGTCCTGATCCATCACACGGGGTGCGGTCTGGAGGCGATCACCGAGGATTTCCGCACCGAGCTGGAAATGGAGATCGGCCAGCGTCCGGCGTGGGCGGTGGAGTCCTTCCGGGACGTCGACCAGGACGTCCGGCAGTCGATGCAGCGGGTGCGCACCTCGCCGTTCCTGGTGCACACCGACGACGTGCGCGGCTTCGTGTTCGACGTGCGGACCGGGCTGCTCCGCGAGATCGACCCTGCGTGACCGCACCGCGCCGACGTCGTTCTTTCCTGTCGTTTCGCTGTTGATGTGCACCTCTCGGACGCCCAGACAGCCATAACCCCGACATATCACGGACAGTTGTCCACACGCGAGTGACACGAATCGGTAACGGCAGCAAGAATGCGGATGTGACGCCGCGCTGAGCAGTTCGCGGGTGGTGTCCGTGATTCGGGGTGGGCCGGTTTGCGCGACAGAGCGTCGGCCCGTGGAAAGTACGGGCCGAGGAGGGCCGGGTGACGACCTATGACGATCGAGCGAGCCTCACAGATCTGACCGCCACTGTGGAGCGTGTCCGCAGTTCGGTGGAGGGAGTGATCGAGGGCAAGCCCGAGGTCGTACAGCTTTCGCTGACCGTGCTGCTCGCCGAGGGGCACCTGCTGATCGAGGATGTGCCGGGCGTCGGGAAGACGATGCTGGCCAAGGCGCTGGCGAAGTCCATCGACTGCTCGGTGCGCCGTATCCAGTTCACGCCCGACCTGCTGCCCTCGGACATCACCGGTGTGTCCATCTGGGACCAGCAGCGCCGGGACTTCGAGTTCAAGCCCGGCGCGATCTTCTCGCAGATCGTGATCGGCGACGAGATCAACCGGGCCTCCCCCAAGACGCAGTCGGCGCTGCTGGAGTCCCTGGAGGAACGCCAGGTCACCATCGACGGGCAGACCTACGAGCTGCCCAGCCCGTTCATGGTGGTGGCCACGCAGAACCCGGTCGAGATGGAGGGCACCTATCCGCTGCCCGAGGCGCAGCGCGACCGGTTCATGGCCCGGGTCTCCATCGGTTACCCGAGCGCCGAGGCCGAGCTGCAGATGCTCGACGTGCACGGCGGGGTCAGCCCGCTGGACGACCTTCAGCCGGTCGCCCACGCGCACGAGATCGTCAAGTTGATCGACGCGGTCCGGAGCGTCCACGTGGCCGACTCGGTGCGGCGCTACGCGGTCGACCTGGTCGCCGCCACCCGCACCCACCCCGACCTCAGACTCGGTGCCTCGCCGCGCGCGACGCTGCATCTGGTGCGTGCCGCGAGGGCGACCGCCGCGCTCCACGGCCGGGACTACGCACTGCCGGACGACGTCCAGAACCTCGCCGTGGCCGTGCTCGCCCACCGGCTGCTGCCCACCGCGCAGGCCCAGCTCAACCGCCGCACCGCGGAGCAGGTCGTCGAGGACATCATCCAGCGCACCTCGGTGCCCGCGACGCCCCAGCAGCACCACGGGTACGGGCTGGGCAACGGCACCCAGGCGTACGGCCGGCAGCAGCCGCGGAGGCTGTGATGACCGCCGGCGGGACCGGGCAGCCGTCCGCCGGCCAGTCGGGGAGGGCGGACCGGGGCGGCGTGCGCACGGCTCTGGGCGGCCTGACCACCCGGGGCCGATCCTTCCTGGCGGCCGGCATCGCGGCCGCCGTCTGCGCCTATGTGCTCGGACAGCCCGACCTGCTGCGGGTCGGGCTGCTGCTGGCCGCCCTGCCGCTGATCTGCGCGGCCGTCGTCTACCGCACCCGCTACCGGGTCGCCGGCAGCCGCCGGCTCGCCCCCGCGCGGGTGCCGGCGGGCAGCGAGGCCCGCGTCCACCTGCGGATGGACAACGTCTCGCGGCTGCCCACCGGCCTGCTGATGCTCCAGGACCGGGTGCCGTACGTGCTCGGCCCGCGCCCCCGCTTCGTCCTGGACCGGGTGGAGGCGGGCGGCCGCCGCGAGGTGTCCTACCGGGTCCGCTCCGACCTGCGCGGCCGCTACCCGCTGGGCCCGCTCCAGCTGCGCCTGAGCGACCCCTTCGGCATGTGCGAGCTCACCCGGTCGTTCTCCACGCACGACACCCTGACGGTGATACCGCGCGTGGAACCGCTCCCCCCGGTGCGGCTGAGCGGCGAGGCCAAGGGGTACGGCGACGGGCGGCAGCGCTCGCTGGCCCTGGCCGGCGAGGACGACGTCATCCCTCGCGGCTACCGCTACGGCGACGACCTGCGCCGGGTGCACTGGCGCTCCACCGCCCGCTACGGCGAGCTGATGGTGCGGCGCGAGGAGCAGCCGCGGCGCTCCCGCTGCACGGTGCTGCTGGACACCCGGGGCCTGGCCTACCGGGGCGCGGGCCCGGACTCCGCCTTCGAGTGGGCGGTCTCCGGCGCCGCGTCGGTGCTGGTGCACATGCTGGAGCGGGGCTTCTCCGTGCGGCTGCTCACGGACACCGGCACCTCGGTGCCCGGGGAGGGCGCCGACGGCTACGCCGGGGGCGGCCAGGAGTCGACCGACGCGGCCGGGCTGATGATGGACACCCTCGCGATCGTCGACCACTCCGACGGCGCGGGCCTGTCCCGGTCGTACGACGTGCTGCGCGGCGGCCACGAGGGGCTGCTGGTGGCCTTCCTCGGTGATCTCGACGAGGAGCAGGCGGCGATCGCGGCGAAGATGCGCCAGCGCAGCGCGGGCGCTGTCGCCTTCCTCCTGGACGGCGACAGCTGGATGCGTGAACCGAACGGCGCACCCGATCCGATGAACAGGCAGGAGGAGCGGCTGCGGATGCTGCGCGAGGCGGGCTGGACGGCCCTGAGCGTGCCGCGGGGCGCATCGCTGAAGGAGCTGTGGCGGCTGGCGGAGCGCGACCGGGCGGGCGTGACGGCGTCGGGCGGCGGGGAGGGGAGGGCATGAGCGGACGGGCTCGACTGACACTGTGCTCCGCGGCGGCGACGCTGCTGGCCTCGTGCGCCCTGCTGCCCCTGGTGGAGCCGGCGACATGGCTGCTGCAGGCGGCGTTCCTGCTGGCGGTCCAGTCCGGGGCGGGCGCGGCGGCCCGGCGTGTGCCGCTGGCCCGGCCGCTGACCGTGGCCGTCCAGGCCCTGGTCACGCTGATGGCTCTGACACTGGTCTTCGCCCGGGGGCACGCGGTGCTCGGGCTGGTCCCCGGCCCGGACGCCTTCCGGCACTTCGGCGACCTGCTCCAGGCGGGCTCCGACGACATCGGGCGGTACGCGATACCGGCCCCGCTGTCCGACGGCATCCGGCTCATGGTGATCGGCGGGGTCCTGGTCATCGGCCTGGCGGTGGACACCCTCGCGGTGACGTTCCGCAACGCGGCCCCGGCGGGTCTGCCGCTGCTGGCGCTGTACTCGGTCGCCGCCGGGCTGTTCGACGGATCCGCCGACTGGCTGTGGTTCCTGGTGGCCGCCGCCGGCTATCTGATGCTGCTGCTCGCCGAGGGCCGGGAGCGGCTCTCGCAGTGGGGCAGGGTCTTCGGCGGAGCCTCGCACGCCCCGGGCGAGCAATCCGGACCGGTGGCCCCGGTGCGCACCGGCCGGCGCATCGGCATGGCGGCGCTGGGCGTCGCCCTCGTGGTGCCGCTGCTGCCGCTGCCCGCCGTCCAGGACGGCCTGCTGGGCGGGACGAGGGCCGGCGTGGGCGCCGGCAACGGCAGCGGGGGCACGATCTCCGCGGTGAACCCGCTGGTGTCACTGCGCGACAGCCTGAACGTGGACGAGGACCGCACGGTCCTGACCCTGCGCACCAACAGCGGCAACCTCTCGGACCTGTACCTGCGGATCGTGTCCCTGGACGACTTCGACGGCACCACGTGGAAACCGGCCAAGCGGCACATCACGGCCGTGCCGGACGACTTCCCGGCGCCCACCGGTCTGGGGCCCGACGTGAAACGGGCGGAGGTCACGACCCGCGTCGCGGCGGCCGGCAGCTACGCGCAGGACTGGCTGCCGATGCCCTATCCCCCGAGCGGCGTGCAGATCAAGGGCAACTGGCGTTATGAGCCGGTCGGCATGACGCTGGTCGGCGATCACGGCCAGAACACCAGCGGCAAGACCTACCTGGTGACGAGCCTGGACGTGCAGCCGACGGCGCAGCAGCTGGCCTCCGCCCCCAAGGCGCCCGACTCGATCCGGCGGGACTACACCAAGGTCCCGGACTCCCTGCCGACGGTGGTGGCGCAGCAGGCCCGGGAGATCACCAAGAACGCCACGAGCGGTTACGAGAAGGCGGTCGCGCTCCAGGACTACTTCGCGGTGACCGGCGGCTTCGAGTACGACACCCAGGTGGAGGTCGGCAGCGGCCGGGGTGCGATCGCCCGCTTCCTGCGGGACAAGCAGGGCTTCTGCGTCCACTTCTCGTTCGCGATGGCGGCGATGGCCCGCACGCTGGGCATACCGGCACGGGTCGCGGTGGGCTTCGCCCCGGGCTCCCCCCAGGCGGACGGCACGGTGACGGTGAGCCTGAAGGACGCCCACGCCTGGCCGGAGCTGTACTTCGAGGGCATCGGCTGGACGCGCTTCGAGCCGACGCCCACGCGTGGCTCGACGCCGACGTACACACTGCCGGAGGCCCCGGGCCAGGCGGTGCCCCCTCTGCCGCAGGCCTCCCGCTCGGCGGACGCCGCTCCGTCGGCCGCTCCGTCGGCCAGCGCCAGCTGCTCCGCCACGGACAAGAAGCTCGGCAACTGCGCCGACCCGCTGCCGCTGGACCAGACGGACCAGGGCGCGGGCGGCACCCCGTGGTACCGGATCGCCGGCTGGGCCCTGGTGGGACTGGCGGGGCTCGCCCTGCCGCTACTGCCGATGCTGTGGCGGCTGAGACGGCGCTCGGTGCGGCTGGCATCCGCCCAGCATGCCGCTGCCACGGCCGCCGGCGCGCCGCCCGGCCGCCGCAAGGACGACGCCGACGGCCGACGCGCCGACGGCGGCGAGCCCGCGGTGCTGCTGGACATGCCGCCGCAGGAGGCGGCCGAGGCGGCCGCCGGGCATGTCCTGGCGGTGTGGCGGGAGCTCACCGACACGGCCTGGGACTACGGCATCGAGCCGGACGAGGCGCTCACGCCGCGGCGGGCCGCGGCGCGGATCGTGCGGATCGGGGAGCTGGACGAGACGGCGGGCCGATCGGTGCACCGGGTCGCCGACGCCGTGGAGCGGGTGCTGTACGCCCCGGAGCCGAGGGCCGAGGCCGGCCTGGCGGACGAGGTCCGCAGGGTGCGGGCGGCCCTGCGGGAGAACGCGAGCCGCCGTACGCGGTTGCGTGCCGTGGTGGCGCCGCGTTCGGCCGTCCGCGCGGTGTGGGACCTCGCCGACCGCTGGACGGCCCTCAAGGCGTCCTGGGCGGCCCGTCTGGCGGCGCTGGTCCGCCGGCCGTCCCGCCAGCAGAGCGGCTGAGGAAGGGCGAGCGGGAGACATTGCGAGGGGGCGACCACCCGGCCGGGTGGTCGCCCCCTCGTCGTTGCTCGTCGGTGGGCGGTGTCAGTGACCGCCCTGCTCGTCACGCCGGCGCTGCCAGCGCTGCTCGATACGGTCCATCATGGAGCGCTTCTGCCGACCCTGACCGCGGGTGCGCGGGGCGCCCGGAGCTCCTGCGGCGGCCTGCTCGCCCGGCTTGGGTGCCTTGCGCCAGCCGGTCACGGCGAGCACCGCGCATCCCAGCATGACGAGGAAGCCCATCACGCTCAGCCAGACCTGCTTGGCGACCATTCCGGCCATGAGGAGCGCGATACCCACGAGGAAGCCAGCGACCGCCTGGTAGACCCGCCGCCGGGTGTACGTACGCAGCCCGCTTCCCTCGAGCGCCGACGCGAACTTGGGATCTTCGGCGTACAGCGCTCGCTCCATCTGCTCGAGCATGCGCTGCTCGTGCTCCGAGAGCGGCACGGAGTCCTCCTCATCGTGCAGTCGCCGGGGCGACCCTGGGGGTCCCTTCAGGATAGGCAGGGAATCGCCCCCGTGAAACCCGCCCCTCTACGCCAATTGGCCAACCGGAGCCCGCCATGGGCGTCCCGGCTCGCT contains these protein-coding regions:
- a CDS encoding UDP-N-acetylmuramoyl-L-alanyl-D-glutamate--2,6-diaminopimelate ligase yields the protein MTMITPDPGTPAPPTAAPAGPPASPPTAAPSLRPQAGTPGTLTAVPHADQSQTTQKGASVTYPGPPRPAQVSATPLAELADQLGAAQPGGTATEVTGITHDSRAVRPGDLYAALPGARLHGADFVTQAAGLGAVAVLTDPAGADRAAVTGLPVLVVDDPRGAMGELAATIYGRPGRGLLQIGITGTSGKTTTAYLVEGGLKPVRSTGLIGTVEMRIGDERIKSERTTPEATDLQALFAVMRERGVEAVAMEVSSHALVLGRVDGCVFDIAVFNNLSPEHMEFHSGMEDYFRAKAQLFTRKRSKLGVVNLDDEYGRRLVQEAEVPVVTFSAEGDPDADWRAVDVETGPMDSTFTVLGPDGVRVAARSPLPGSFNVANTLAAIVSLSVAGIDPRTAADGVAAVPGVPGRLERVDAGQPYLAVVDYAHKTDAVESVLRALRKVTKGRLHVVLGCGGDRDRTKRAPMGAAVARLADTAVLTSDNPRSEDPLAILATMLQGAASVPAHERGDVQLFEDRAAAIAAVVARAHAGDTVLVAGKGHEQGQDIAGVVRPFDDRQVLREAIQQTQG
- a CDS encoding peptidoglycan D,D-transpeptidase FtsI family protein, coding for MSDREPPRRRVPGPARPSRPASAQRRPGPGARPARRPTGPPPRGAAPRVIRLGSPRPRLRMVGLALALVLIAFVVRLLQVQAVDASAYTAKAEQNRYVGQVLPAERGEITDRTGVAFATSEDAYDITADPTMFARAQLKIDDGPERAAALLAPILGRQQSVLVKTLRPKDKNLRYVKLAGRQTPQVWKQIRDLRSALSAKAETDRSTVNVLAGLFSVPSSKRVYPNKDLAAGILGWVNADGQGGGGVEQQLNATLAGKDGKIRYAQSGGRQVPTVGSTETPAVPGSAVELTIDRDIQWAAQNAITEQVRKSAADRGYVIVQDTRTGEILALANSPGFDPNDLSKADPGALGNAAVQDAYEPGSTAKIMSMAAVLEENAATPLTHVTVPNRLHRGDRLFQDDIDHPTWYLTLNGVLAKSSNIGTILATGQLGKTQAEANRVLYSYLRKFGLGSHTGLGFPGETKGILAPPDKWSTSQQYTIPFGQGMSLNAVQAASVYSTIANGGVRVEPTLVRGTKGPDGRFTPAASPAKSRVVSQKTAKTLAHMLESVVDDREGTGAKARIPGYRVAGKTGTANRVDPATGTYKGYTSSFAGFAPADSPRITVYCAIQNATEGSYFGGQICGPVFKQVMEFALKTLQVPPTGAKAANLPVSFTP
- a CDS encoding septum formation initiator family protein; the encoded protein is MSSKPALKGRAARLARLFPAGPRQAARTPFVLLVVLLLGGGLIGLLVLNSALSEGSFKMDDLRKDTKGLTDEEQALQRDIDSYSAPDALQRRARELGMVPGGDPAFLNPDGTVKGVPSAAARQSVDPVVRPPETVTLPQAPGPAGSAAPARSAERPTAATPETPGR
- the rsmH gene encoding 16S rRNA (cytosine(1402)-N(4))-methyltransferase RsmH, giving the protein MSHSRHVPVMLQRCLDLLAPALQEPGAVVVDCTLGLGGHSEALLTRFPEARLIALDRDKEALRLSGERLAPFGERATLVHAVYDELPDVLDRLGVARVQGVLFDLGVSSMQLDEADRGFAYAQDAPLDMRMDQTTGVSAAEVLNTYPPGELVRILRAYGEEKQAKRIVSAVVRERDNEPFTNSARLVELIRGALPQAAKRTGGNPAKRTFQALRIEVNGELSVLERAIPAAVRAIDVGGRIAVLSYHSLEDRLVKQVFAAGAANTAPPGLPVVPERYQPRLKLLTRGAELPTEEEIAENRRAAPARLRGAERIRESIE
- a CDS encoding beta-class carbonic anhydrase — its product is MTLFFPSHSRTATRVTSTVMDMTTSASVPSETAGAIRGGTVTDRLVEANERYADAFTDPGMDARPVLHVAVVACMDARIDLHAALGLELGDCHTIRNAGGVVTDDVIRSLTISQRKLGTRSIVLIHHTGCGLEAITEDFRTELEMEIGQRPAWAVESFRDVDQDVRQSMQRVRTSPFLVHTDDVRGFVFDVRTGLLREIDPA
- a CDS encoding AAA family ATPase, with the translated sequence MTTYDDRASLTDLTATVERVRSSVEGVIEGKPEVVQLSLTVLLAEGHLLIEDVPGVGKTMLAKALAKSIDCSVRRIQFTPDLLPSDITGVSIWDQQRRDFEFKPGAIFSQIVIGDEINRASPKTQSALLESLEERQVTIDGQTYELPSPFMVVATQNPVEMEGTYPLPEAQRDRFMARVSIGYPSAEAELQMLDVHGGVSPLDDLQPVAHAHEIVKLIDAVRSVHVADSVRRYAVDLVAATRTHPDLRLGASPRATLHLVRAARATAALHGRDYALPDDVQNLAVAVLAHRLLPTAQAQLNRRTAEQVVEDIIQRTSVPATPQQHHGYGLGNGTQAYGRQQPRRL
- a CDS encoding DUF58 domain-containing protein gives rise to the protein MTAGGTGQPSAGQSGRADRGGVRTALGGLTTRGRSFLAAGIAAAVCAYVLGQPDLLRVGLLLAALPLICAAVVYRTRYRVAGSRRLAPARVPAGSEARVHLRMDNVSRLPTGLLMLQDRVPYVLGPRPRFVLDRVEAGGRREVSYRVRSDLRGRYPLGPLQLRLSDPFGMCELTRSFSTHDTLTVIPRVEPLPPVRLSGEAKGYGDGRQRSLALAGEDDVIPRGYRYGDDLRRVHWRSTARYGELMVRREEQPRRSRCTVLLDTRGLAYRGAGPDSAFEWAVSGAASVLVHMLERGFSVRLLTDTGTSVPGEGADGYAGGGQESTDAAGLMMDTLAIVDHSDGAGLSRSYDVLRGGHEGLLVAFLGDLDEEQAAIAAKMRQRSAGAVAFLLDGDSWMREPNGAPDPMNRQEERLRMLREAGWTALSVPRGASLKELWRLAERDRAGVTASGGGEGRA